In Mangrovibacterium diazotrophicum, one genomic interval encodes:
- a CDS encoding acyl carrier protein phosphodiesterase, translating into MNYLAHLYLSGESDEMMLGNFIGDYVKGQQYLRYSEDVQKGILLHRAIDSFTDTHPVVKEAADFFRPAYGRYSGIVTDVIFDHFLAKYWREYSPYTLRQFAKHVHAVLLSNFFQLPNRVKGFLPFLIQHKRLESYAQLDGIQQSLHIMAHRTSLPDHTNEAIAVLERNFAELKELFERFFEELVLHAEQRFDVNILKKVK; encoded by the coding sequence ATGAATTATTTAGCACATTTATATTTGTCGGGTGAATCGGATGAGATGATGTTGGGGAATTTCATTGGCGATTATGTGAAAGGACAACAATACCTGCGTTACTCTGAAGACGTCCAAAAGGGAATTCTTTTACATCGTGCGATTGATTCGTTTACCGATACCCATCCGGTAGTGAAAGAAGCTGCCGATTTCTTTCGCCCGGCTTACGGCCGTTATTCCGGAATTGTTACCGATGTTATTTTCGATCATTTTCTTGCCAAATACTGGCGCGAATATTCGCCCTACACGCTTAGACAATTCGCGAAACATGTGCATGCTGTTTTGCTGTCCAATTTTTTTCAACTGCCAAACCGTGTAAAAGGCTTCCTGCCTTTTCTTATTCAACACAAACGGCTCGAGTCATATGCGCAGCTCGACGGTATTCAACAATCGTTGCACATCATGGCGCACCGCACCAGTCTGCCCGATCATACCAACGAAGCGATCGCTGTGCTGGAAAGGAATTTTGCCGAGCTGAAAGAATTGTTTGAACGTTTTTTTGAAGAATTGGTATTGCACGCGGAACAGCGTTTTGATGTTAATATCTTGAAGAAGGTCAAATAA
- a CDS encoding DMT family transporter, translating into MKSENLKGYLFALIATIAFSNIYIFSKAALNEVHLSQFGMYWFGIGAFLNLVWLFYRKHNRYVRALSKRQIRTLITLGILEIITTSFFFLSIQIIPDPAVTSFMGNLYPVLLTGMGIIFLKERFTAMEAFGAVLALIGAFIVSYQGGTTISEFFIPGAGIVLLNCIFAAIASIVVKINVRDMSPELINTNRSIWLFVFSLLMFIFYRQSFEIPFRAFVNIAIGATLGPFIALLLIYYSFHYIEVSKSSIVQSTKVVFVLVGSIIYFGTFPLLHQLVGGLLTLLGVILISAAKLPYLNRKGKVSQ; encoded by the coding sequence ATGAAATCTGAAAACCTGAAAGGCTACCTGTTCGCACTGATTGCAACCATTGCTTTTTCGAATATCTACATTTTCAGCAAAGCGGCGCTGAATGAGGTGCACCTGAGCCAGTTCGGCATGTATTGGTTTGGCATCGGAGCTTTTCTGAATCTGGTTTGGCTGTTTTACCGCAAACATAACCGCTATGTGCGGGCATTGAGCAAACGGCAAATACGTACCCTGATTACGCTCGGAATTTTAGAGATCATCACAACCAGTTTTTTCTTTTTGTCCATCCAAATTATTCCTGATCCGGCAGTGACCAGTTTCATGGGAAATCTTTACCCGGTATTGCTTACGGGCATGGGAATTATTTTTCTGAAAGAGCGTTTTACTGCAATGGAAGCTTTTGGAGCGGTGCTTGCCCTGATCGGCGCTTTTATCGTAAGTTACCAAGGGGGTACGACGATTTCTGAATTCTTTATTCCCGGTGCGGGCATTGTGTTGTTGAATTGCATATTTGCAGCCATTGCTTCAATTGTTGTCAAAATAAATGTGCGTGATATGTCGCCCGAGCTGATCAATACAAACCGTTCCATTTGGCTGTTTGTGTTCTCCTTGCTCATGTTTATTTTTTACAGGCAGTCGTTCGAGATACCGTTTCGTGCATTTGTCAACATTGCTATTGGTGCCACCTTGGGACCCTTCATCGCGTTGTTGCTGATTTATTATTCGTTTCATTACATTGAAGTGTCGAAATCGTCGATTGTGCAAAGCACGAAAGTGGTGTTCGTGTTGGTTGGCAGCATTATTTATTTTGGGACGTTCCCTTTGTTGCATCAGCTGGTTGGCGGTTTGTTGACGTTGCTTGGAGTAATTTTGATTTCCGCGGCAAAGCTTCCTTACCTTAATCGGAAAGGGAAGGTTTCGCAGTAG
- a CDS encoding NAD(P)H-dependent glycerol-3-phosphate dehydrogenase, protein MFTEPKIAIVGSGSWATALAKILLNNVDRIGWYFRNPESIEQFKRFKHNPGYLRGVEFDIDRIDFYSDINKTFEEHDVLVLTIPSAFLDRSLSELNVEMTNKYVVSAIKGIIPEGNQIVGQYLNQKFKLPYERIGVIAGPCHAEEVALERLSYLTIACPDIRRARDFAFKMECPYIRSHVSDDIFGTEYASVLKNIIAIASGIVHGLRYGDNFQAVLIANAIQEIKRFVDKVHPITRDIKSSAYLGDLLVTAYSQFSRNRTFGTMIGKGYTTRTAQLEMHMVAEGYYATKSIHEINQEYKVNLPICETVYNILYEGENPAAEVRRLTEKLR, encoded by the coding sequence ATGTTTACTGAACCCAAAATAGCAATAGTCGGGAGTGGTAGCTGGGCTACAGCGCTGGCAAAGATACTCCTGAATAATGTTGATCGTATTGGCTGGTATTTCCGCAATCCGGAAAGTATTGAGCAATTCAAACGATTCAAGCACAATCCCGGTTATTTGAGAGGGGTTGAGTTTGATATTGATCGAATTGACTTTTACAGCGATATCAATAAAACCTTTGAAGAACACGATGTCCTGGTGTTGACTATTCCGTCGGCTTTCCTCGATCGTTCTTTGTCGGAACTGAATGTTGAAATGACCAACAAATATGTTGTTTCGGCCATCAAAGGGATTATTCCGGAAGGCAACCAAATCGTGGGTCAATACTTAAATCAAAAGTTTAAGTTGCCTTACGAACGAATTGGTGTTATTGCCGGTCCGTGTCATGCAGAAGAGGTTGCGTTGGAGCGACTTTCGTACCTGACGATCGCTTGTCCAGATATCCGCCGTGCGCGCGATTTTGCCTTTAAAATGGAGTGCCCGTATATCCGTTCGCATGTTTCCGACGATATTTTCGGAACTGAATACGCTTCGGTGTTGAAGAATATTATCGCGATTGCCTCCGGAATTGTACATGGTCTGCGTTATGGTGATAATTTCCAGGCAGTGCTGATTGCCAATGCGATTCAGGAAATTAAGCGCTTTGTGGACAAAGTTCACCCGATTACGCGCGACATCAAAAGTTCAGCCTATTTGGGCGACTTGCTGGTGACGGCCTATTCTCAGTTCTCGAGAAACCGGACGTTTGGTACCATGATCGGAAAAGGTTATACAACCCGTACCGCACAGCTGGAAATGCACATGGTTGCTGAGGGGTATTACGCCACCAAGTCCATTCACGAAATAAACCAGGAGTACAAAGTGAATCTACCGATCTGCGAAACAGTGTACAATATTTTGTATGAGGGTGAGAATCCTGCAGCCGAAGTTCGTCGTTTGACTGAGAAACTGCGCTAG